A window of Aeromicrobium sp. Root236 contains these coding sequences:
- a CDS encoding dihydrofolate reductase family protein, which yields MARLSYITNVSVDGYIEDADGAFDWSDPSDELFSFITDLVRPVDTWLYGRRLYESMAVWETDPALAAQSDLLAEFANVWQRGSKVVYSTTLDEVATADTRMERRFEPAIVRDLKASATGDLTIGGAALAAHAFSAGLVDECHLFVHPVVVGDGKPAFSRETRARLELLEERRFDTGVVYLRHRVQG from the coding sequence ATGGCGCGGCTGAGCTACATCACGAACGTCTCCGTCGACGGCTACATCGAGGATGCGGACGGCGCGTTCGACTGGTCGGATCCCTCCGACGAGCTGTTCAGCTTCATCACGGATCTCGTGCGCCCGGTCGACACCTGGCTGTACGGCCGGCGGCTGTACGAGTCGATGGCCGTGTGGGAGACCGATCCCGCCCTGGCCGCCCAGTCCGACCTCCTGGCCGAGTTCGCGAACGTGTGGCAGCGCGGCAGCAAGGTCGTCTACTCCACGACGCTGGACGAGGTCGCGACGGCCGACACCCGGATGGAGCGGCGCTTCGAACCCGCAATCGTGCGCGACCTGAAGGCGTCGGCGACCGGCGACCTGACGATCGGCGGGGCCGCCCTGGCTGCTCACGCATTCAGCGCAGGCCTCGTGGACGAGTGCCACCTGTTCGTCCACCCGGTGGTCGTCGGTGACGGCAAGCCCGCGTTCTCGCGCGAGACCCGCGCGCGGCTGGAGCTGCTGGAGGAGCGCAGGTTCGACACCGGTGTCGTCTACCTGCGGCACCGCGTGCAGGGCTGA
- a CDS encoding SDR family oxidoreductase, whose product MTSLADQTVLVTGANRGMGKEYVRQLLERGAKKVYASARDASTIDTTDPRVVALQLDVTDATSVDAAVAATPDVTVLINNAGTVGGGPLLTGDQTVLRQEFETNYFGPLRLASLLADRIADNGNGVILNVHSALSWVSFGGTYEPTKAALWSATNGLRLALAPRGVQVVGLHVGYVDTDMVAGVDAPKSDPADVVKSALDGIEAGAFEVLADDVSHQAKAALGMPIEAVYPQVA is encoded by the coding sequence ATGACCTCACTCGCCGACCAGACCGTCCTTGTCACCGGAGCCAACCGCGGCATGGGCAAGGAGTACGTCCGCCAGCTGCTCGAGCGCGGTGCCAAGAAGGTCTACGCCAGCGCCCGCGACGCCTCGACGATCGACACGACTGACCCGCGGGTCGTCGCGCTCCAGCTCGACGTGACCGACGCGACTTCCGTCGACGCCGCGGTCGCCGCGACCCCCGACGTGACCGTCCTGATCAACAACGCCGGCACGGTCGGCGGCGGACCGCTGCTGACCGGCGACCAGACCGTGCTCCGCCAGGAGTTCGAGACCAACTACTTCGGCCCGCTCCGCCTCGCGTCCCTCCTGGCTGACCGCATCGCCGACAACGGCAACGGCGTCATCCTCAACGTGCACTCGGCGCTCTCGTGGGTGTCGTTCGGTGGCACGTACGAGCCGACCAAGGCAGCCCTCTGGAGCGCGACGAACGGCCTGCGCCTCGCGCTCGCCCCTCGTGGCGTCCAGGTCGTCGGGCTCCACGTCGGCTACGTCGACACCGACATGGTCGCCGGCGTCGATGCGCCGAAGTCCGATCCTGCAGACGTCGTGAAGTCCGCTCTCGACGGCATCGAGGCCGGCGCCTTCGAGGTGCTCGCCGACGACGTCAGCCACCAGGCCAAGGCCGCGCTCGGCATGCCGATCGAGGCGGTCTACCCCCAGGTCGCCTGA
- a CDS encoding MFS transporter, translating to MTPTTTSAPPRTYTSLRAAWIPLSALCLAFFVEMVDNTLLTIALPTIGRDLGSGTTALQWVTGAYSLTFGGLLLTAGAAADRLGRRRVLLVGLAAFGLISLCVVAVSTAGELIGLRAALGVTAAAMAPITNSLVFRLFDEEALRMRAMTVMIIVGLSGFILGPLLGGTALAHVRWEWLLVVNAPIALIAFIGVHRGVPADRPEDLTDDALDLPGAVLSIAAIGLACFSLTSGVEHGWLSGITLGSIAGAVAAGIAFVRHERRTASPMLDLGLFANGTVRGAAIAQVGTSIAMASVMFGLILHFQYAYGWSPVRAGLANLPLIVTMIVATPVSEWLARRFGHRIACLVGAGLLAGALGGLAWGVSHGYLAIAVSMVVMTVGLRTVMTICAVALVSAMPENRTSIGTALNDTAQEVGTSVGTAVVGTLIAVLVTSQLPAGTWSNDLVASFFHGERITYAVLAVVVGLIGALGALTLSNSRVVDEH from the coding sequence ATGACCCCCACCACGACTTCGGCCCCGCCGCGCACGTACACGTCGCTGCGCGCGGCCTGGATCCCGCTCTCGGCCCTCTGCCTCGCGTTCTTCGTCGAGATGGTCGACAACACGCTGCTGACGATCGCCCTGCCGACCATCGGCCGCGACCTCGGCAGCGGCACCACGGCCCTGCAATGGGTCACCGGCGCGTACTCGCTGACCTTCGGTGGGTTGCTGCTGACCGCCGGCGCCGCGGCCGACCGACTCGGTCGCCGGCGCGTCCTGCTGGTCGGACTGGCCGCGTTCGGGCTGATCAGCCTGTGCGTCGTCGCCGTCAGCACCGCCGGCGAGCTCATCGGCCTGCGCGCCGCGCTCGGTGTCACTGCTGCCGCCATGGCGCCCATCACGAACTCGCTGGTCTTCCGGCTCTTCGACGAGGAGGCACTGCGCATGCGTGCGATGACCGTGATGATCATCGTCGGCCTGTCCGGGTTCATCCTCGGGCCGTTGCTCGGCGGCACCGCCCTGGCGCACGTGCGCTGGGAGTGGCTGCTCGTCGTCAACGCTCCGATCGCGCTGATCGCGTTCATCGGCGTCCACCGCGGAGTCCCGGCGGATCGTCCGGAGGACCTGACCGACGATGCGCTCGACCTGCCCGGCGCCGTCCTCAGCATCGCCGCGATCGGCCTCGCCTGCTTCTCGCTGACCAGCGGCGTCGAGCACGGCTGGCTGTCGGGGATCACCCTCGGCTCGATCGCCGGCGCCGTCGCCGCGGGCATCGCGTTCGTCCGGCACGAGCGCCGCACCGCATCACCCATGCTCGACCTCGGCCTGTTCGCCAACGGCACCGTCCGCGGCGCCGCGATCGCGCAGGTCGGCACGTCGATCGCGATGGCCAGCGTGATGTTCGGCCTGATCCTGCACTTCCAGTACGCGTACGGGTGGAGCCCGGTGCGAGCCGGCCTGGCCAACCTGCCGCTGATCGTCACGATGATCGTCGCGACGCCGGTGTCCGAGTGGCTCGCCCGTCGGTTCGGTCACCGCATCGCCTGCCTCGTCGGCGCCGGACTGCTGGCAGGTGCGTTGGGTGGGCTCGCCTGGGGCGTCAGCCACGGCTACCTCGCCATCGCCGTCTCGATGGTCGTCATGACCGTCGGCCTGCGCACCGTCATGACGATCTGCGCCGTCGCGCTGGTCAGCGCGATGCCGGAGAACCGCACGTCGATCGGCACGGCACTGAACGACACCGCTCAGGAGGTCGGCACGAGCGTCGGCACCGCCGTGGTCGGCACGCTGATCGCGGTGCTCGTCACATCACAGCTGCCGGCCGGCACCTGGAGCAACGACCTCGTCGCGTCGTTCTTCCACGGCGAACGCATCACGTACGCGGTGCTGGCCGTCGTCGTCGGCCTGATCGGGGCGCTCGGTGCGCTCACGCTGAGCAACTCGCGGGTCGTCGACGAGCACTGA
- a CDS encoding TetR/AcrR family transcriptional regulator, with translation MAPSRQPPRPRRPGGRQRASHSMEAVLTEAVALLDEAGDGALTFRALAARLGGGVGSIYWYVASRDELLDRATDHVVGQLLADVQAQPKGDDPIEDLRTIAVMMFDAIAARPWLGAYFMRNSLLQPNTLRLYDLLGQQALRLELTPRQSFHAVSAVVGFTVGAAADLGQEPPQEILDGSVGREEYLALFADMWRALDPDEFPYVHRIADEFAHHDDAEQFRAGLDLLLAGLRLQAGG, from the coding sequence ATGGCACCTTCGCGACAGCCCCCGAGACCCCGCCGGCCCGGCGGCCGGCAGCGGGCCTCGCACTCGATGGAGGCCGTCCTGACCGAGGCCGTCGCCCTGCTCGACGAGGCAGGCGACGGCGCGCTGACGTTCCGCGCGCTCGCCGCCCGGCTGGGCGGTGGCGTCGGCAGCATCTACTGGTACGTCGCCAGCCGGGACGAGCTCCTCGACCGCGCGACGGACCACGTCGTCGGCCAGCTCCTCGCCGACGTCCAGGCACAGCCCAAGGGCGACGACCCCATCGAGGACCTGCGGACCATCGCCGTCATGATGTTCGACGCGATTGCCGCCCGGCCGTGGCTCGGCGCCTACTTCATGCGCAACTCCCTGCTCCAGCCCAACACGCTGCGCCTGTACGACCTGCTGGGCCAGCAGGCGCTGCGGCTCGAGCTCACGCCACGCCAGAGCTTCCACGCCGTCTCGGCGGTCGTCGGGTTCACTGTAGGAGCTGCGGCCGACCTGGGGCAGGAGCCGCCGCAGGAGATCCTCGACGGCAGCGTCGGCCGCGAGGAGTACCTCGCCCTGTTCGCCGACATGTGGCGGGCACTCGACCCGGACGAGTTCCCGTACGTCCACCGGATCGCGGACGAGTTCGCGCACCACGACGACGCCGAACAGTTCCGCGCGGGGCTCGACCTGCTGCTGGCCGGGCTCCGGCTGCAGGCCGGCGGCTGA
- a CDS encoding TetR/AcrR family transcriptional regulator — MTTTTKAKPRERLLAAAEELFYAEGVHIGVDRLCEVAQVSKRSMYQHFGSKDEVLVAMLEHRAPEVMAGLDTAPGAPPRERILAVFDSLAAQAKSPEFLGCPFVSVATELKDREHPASVAAMGYKLQLTAFFEEQARLGGATDPESLGVQLTMVFDGAGAYSVVRGGASPAARAAAEALLAAQGV, encoded by the coding sequence GTGACGACGACCACCAAGGCCAAGCCCCGCGAGCGGCTGCTGGCTGCTGCAGAGGAGCTGTTCTACGCCGAGGGCGTCCACATCGGCGTCGACAGGCTGTGCGAGGTCGCCCAGGTATCGAAGCGGTCGATGTACCAGCACTTCGGCAGCAAGGACGAGGTGCTCGTCGCGATGCTCGAGCACCGCGCGCCCGAGGTCATGGCGGGGCTCGACACGGCGCCTGGTGCCCCACCGCGCGAGCGGATCCTGGCGGTCTTCGACTCGCTCGCCGCGCAGGCAAAGTCGCCGGAGTTCCTGGGCTGCCCGTTCGTCAGCGTGGCCACCGAGCTCAAGGACCGGGAGCACCCGGCGAGTGTCGCCGCGATGGGCTACAAGCTCCAGCTCACGGCATTCTTCGAGGAGCAGGCCCGCCTGGGGGGTGCGACCGACCCGGAGTCGCTCGGCGTCCAGCTGACGATGGTGTTCGACGGTGCAGGCGCCTACAGCGTCGTACGTGGTGGCGCTTCTCCGGCTGCTCGCGCCGCCGCCGAGGCGCTGCTGGCCGCACAGGGCGTGTGA
- a CDS encoding organic hydroperoxide resistance protein: MPEQILYTAVATSSGDGRNGHVRSTDGLVDTDVRIPVEMGGAGGATNPEQLFAAGYAACFHSALKASKSQHGVDVTDSAVTAEVGIGPNGLGGFGLAVTLRVEMSGVSQEDAEKAVAVAHEWCPYSNATRGNVDVVLDVEVA, translated from the coding sequence ATGCCCGAGCAGATCCTCTACACCGCCGTCGCCACGTCGAGCGGAGACGGCCGCAACGGCCACGTACGCTCGACCGACGGCCTCGTCGACACCGACGTCCGCATCCCGGTCGAGATGGGTGGCGCCGGCGGCGCGACCAACCCCGAGCAGCTGTTCGCTGCCGGCTACGCGGCGTGCTTCCACTCGGCGCTCAAGGCGAGCAAGTCGCAGCACGGCGTCGACGTGACGGACTCGGCCGTCACCGCCGAGGTCGGCATCGGCCCCAACGGCCTGGGCGGGTTCGGCCTCGCCGTGACGCTGCGTGTCGAGATGTCCGGTGTCTCGCAGGAGGACGCCGAGAAGGCGGTCGCCGTCGCCCACGAGTGGTGCCCCTACTCCAACGCGACCCGCGGCAACGTGGACGTCGTCCTGGACGTCGAGGTCGCCTGA
- a CDS encoding MerR family transcriptional regulator encodes MSLTIAETVVRTGLTAHTLRYYERDGLMLAVERSANGHRRYSERDLEWIETISRLRATGMPIRDVRRYAELVRSGGGTEAERLEILRRHRERVHRQLVELADHLDSVDTKIAFYSGERATCG; translated from the coding sequence ATGAGCCTCACGATCGCCGAGACCGTCGTCCGTACGGGCCTCACGGCCCACACGCTGCGCTACTACGAGCGTGACGGTCTGATGCTCGCGGTCGAACGCTCGGCGAACGGCCATCGGCGCTACTCGGAGCGCGACCTCGAGTGGATCGAGACGATCAGTCGGCTCCGTGCCACGGGCATGCCGATCCGCGACGTACGCCGGTACGCCGAGCTGGTCCGCAGCGGCGGTGGCACGGAGGCCGAGCGGCTCGAGATCCTGCGGCGCCACCGTGAGCGGGTGCACCGGCAGCTGGTCGAGCTGGCCGACCACCTCGACTCCGTCGACACCAAGATCGCGTTCTACAGCGGCGAGCGCGCCACCTGCGGATGA
- a CDS encoding aldo/keto reductase: MRPIQLGTDPTRSRHVSPIALGAMRMGTSTDESTSYAILDRYVELGGTFIDTANNYAYWVNGTQGGESERLLGAWLRSRGIGDQVTIATKVGGRPTRPSPTMAREVEGLAPGVIRESAERSLENLGRIDLYYAHIFDDAVPLDHQVEAFAALVTDGLVGLLGLSNHWAWQIERARAIAAAAGLPGCDVLQHHHTYFRARTDQAGMRSPDGTLGVTDGHLLSYLRAEPGLALVAYSPLLAGAYVRPDQPMGELYDHAGTRARRAALDDVVRETGATANQVVLAWLMGGELPIIPLVGASSVAQLEESMAAIDLELTADQRQRLDAAG; the protein is encoded by the coding sequence ATGCGACCGATCCAGCTCGGCACCGACCCGACCCGTAGCCGTCACGTCAGTCCCATCGCCCTCGGCGCCATGCGGATGGGCACCTCGACCGACGAGTCCACCTCGTACGCGATCCTCGATCGCTACGTCGAGCTCGGCGGGACGTTCATCGACACGGCGAACAACTACGCGTACTGGGTCAACGGCACGCAGGGCGGCGAGAGCGAACGCCTGCTGGGCGCGTGGCTCCGGAGCCGTGGCATCGGCGATCAGGTCACGATCGCCACGAAGGTCGGCGGACGCCCCACCCGTCCGTCGCCGACGATGGCGCGCGAGGTCGAAGGGCTGGCGCCGGGGGTGATTCGCGAGTCGGCCGAGCGCAGCCTCGAGAACCTCGGGCGCATCGACCTCTACTACGCCCACATCTTCGACGACGCGGTGCCGCTCGACCACCAGGTCGAGGCGTTCGCCGCGCTGGTGACCGACGGCCTGGTCGGCCTGCTGGGCCTCAGCAACCACTGGGCGTGGCAGATCGAGCGGGCCCGGGCGATCGCCGCTGCGGCCGGGCTACCGGGGTGTGACGTGCTGCAGCACCACCACACGTACTTCCGGGCGCGGACCGACCAGGCCGGCATGCGGTCACCCGATGGCACGCTCGGGGTGACCGACGGGCACCTGCTGAGCTATCTGCGCGCCGAGCCCGGGCTGGCGCTCGTCGCGTACTCCCCGCTGCTCGCGGGCGCGTACGTACGTCCGGACCAGCCGATGGGGGAGCTGTACGACCACGCCGGCACCCGTGCCCGGCGGGCCGCGCTCGACGACGTCGTGCGGGAGACCGGTGCCACCGCCAACCAGGTCGTGCTGGCCTGGCTGATGGGCGGTGAGCTGCCGATCATCCCGCTCGTCGGCGCCTCGTCGGTCGCCCAGCTCGAGGAGAGCATGGCGGCGATCGACCTCGAGCTCACCGCGGACCAACGGCAGCGCCTGGACGCCGCGGGCTGA
- the ligD gene encoding non-homologous end-joining DNA ligase: MAKASSPAVEIEVDDKVVRVSNPDRVYFPERGWTKLDLVDYYLAIGDGIVNALYERPCMLHRFPKGLAGDKVHQKKLPSGAPPWITTVSVHFPRYNRDVHELCVTELAHVIWAVQMSTVEFHPWNSRKADVEKPDEWRIDLDPGPECDFATVKRVARVAEEVLDELGATGFPKTSGGNGLHIYVRIKAEHEFKQVRRAALAFAREVERRAPDDVTTTWWRKDRDPAQLFVDYNQNARDHTIAAAYSVRGFPDGRVSTPIRWDEVDDVDPHDFTIATVPARFAELGDLHAGIDQAVFDIAPLLEWADRDEREGAEPPADPED, from the coding sequence ATGGCCAAGGCATCGTCGCCCGCGGTGGAGATCGAGGTGGACGACAAGGTCGTGCGCGTCAGCAACCCCGATCGCGTCTACTTCCCCGAGCGCGGGTGGACCAAGCTCGACCTCGTCGACTACTACCTGGCGATCGGCGACGGCATCGTCAACGCGCTCTACGAGCGGCCGTGCATGCTGCACCGCTTCCCCAAGGGCCTGGCCGGCGACAAGGTGCACCAGAAGAAGCTGCCGTCGGGCGCCCCGCCCTGGATCACGACCGTCAGCGTGCACTTCCCCCGCTACAACCGGGACGTCCACGAGCTCTGCGTGACCGAGCTCGCGCACGTCATCTGGGCGGTGCAGATGTCGACCGTCGAGTTCCATCCGTGGAACAGCCGCAAGGCGGACGTAGAGAAGCCCGACGAGTGGCGCATCGACCTCGACCCGGGGCCGGAGTGCGACTTCGCGACCGTCAAGCGGGTCGCCCGCGTCGCCGAGGAGGTCCTCGACGAGCTCGGGGCGACGGGGTTCCCCAAGACCTCAGGCGGCAACGGCCTGCACATCTACGTACGCATCAAGGCCGAGCACGAGTTCAAGCAGGTACGCCGTGCGGCACTCGCGTTCGCGCGCGAGGTCGAGCGCCGGGCACCCGACGACGTGACGACGACGTGGTGGCGCAAGGACCGCGACCCGGCGCAGCTGTTCGTCGACTACAACCAGAACGCCCGCGACCACACGATCGCGGCGGCCTACTCGGTGCGCGGCTTCCCTGACGGCCGGGTGTCGACGCCGATCCGCTGGGACGAGGTCGACGACGTCGACCCGCACGACTTCACGATCGCGACGGTGCCGGCCCGCTTCGCCGAGCTCGGCGACCTCCATGCCGGCATCGACCAGGCGGTCTTCGACATCGCGCCGCTGCTGGAGTGGGCCGACCGGGACGAGCGCGAAGGCGCTGAGCCGCCGGCCGACCCGGAGGACTGA
- a CDS encoding TetR/AcrR family transcriptional regulator, which produces MPTTTAPVRERILDAATRRYYAEGIRAVSADRLIAEAGVSKVTFYRHFPTKDDLIAAYLTQQVAHTQQLFTEKRAELAGDACGVLRWYAEGVGAFASSPGFRGCPFINAAAELSSPDHPGHRIVADNRTWLVTQFAELLGELGVDEVETKAEQLMMLRDGALVAGYVGRTPEAVAATLTAAGRAVIGC; this is translated from the coding sequence ATGCCGACCACCACCGCGCCCGTACGTGAGCGCATCCTGGACGCCGCGACGCGTCGCTACTACGCCGAGGGCATCCGGGCGGTCAGCGCCGACCGGCTCATCGCCGAGGCCGGCGTCTCCAAGGTCACGTTCTACCGCCACTTCCCCACCAAGGACGACCTGATCGCGGCCTATCTGACGCAGCAGGTCGCCCACACCCAACAGCTCTTCACCGAGAAGCGTGCCGAGCTCGCGGGCGACGCGTGTGGCGTGCTGCGCTGGTACGCCGAGGGCGTCGGCGCGTTCGCCAGCTCGCCCGGCTTCCGCGGCTGCCCGTTCATCAACGCCGCTGCCGAGCTGTCGTCGCCGGACCACCCGGGTCACCGGATCGTGGCGGACAACCGCACCTGGCTCGTCACGCAGTTCGCCGAGCTGCTCGGCGAGCTCGGGGTCGACGAGGTCGAGACCAAGGCCGAGCAGCTCATGATGCTCCGCGACGGCGCTCTCGTCGCCGGCTACGTCGGCCGTACACCCGAGGCGGTCGCCGCCACGTTGACCGCCGCCGGCCGCGCGGTCATCGGCTGCTGA